A DNA window from Corvus hawaiiensis isolate bCorHaw1 chromosome 11, bCorHaw1.pri.cur, whole genome shotgun sequence contains the following coding sequences:
- the MST1 gene encoding hepatocyte growth factor-like protein isoform X1, producing MQPVLGVLLALATALGSGHRSPLNDFQRLRATELLMVPVDPPPPLPEQGTAEQCAHRCATSLACRAFHHDQQSQLCQLLPWTQHSARVQLQKNIRYDLYQKKDYLRDCIVGDGSSYRGTRATTEKGLRCQHWQSTTPHDHRFLPSSRNGLEENYCRNPDRDKRGPWCYTVDPNVRHQSCGIKKCEDAVCMTCNGEDYRGTVDHTESGTECQRWDLQHPHKHPYHPNKYPDKGLDDNYCRNPDSSEQPWCYTTDPGREREYCRIRICTEKRPRAVNFTNGCFRGKGEGYRGRVNVTVSGIPCQRWDSQVPHKHHFVPEKYPCKDLQENYCRNPDGSEAPWCFTSRSTIRIAFCFHIRRCPDEQDAQECYHGHGKHYHGHVSKTRKGITCQPWAAQTPHVPQISPASHPEAHLEENYCRNPDNDSHGPWCYTMDPRTPFDYCAIKPCSGSTVPSIMENADVVAFEQCGQRDERLQQKGRIVGGQPGNSPWTVSIRNRAGVHFCGGSLVKEQWVISTRQCFSSCDADLTGYEVQLGTLFKDPGPGDPDQQTIPIVRIVCGPSESQLVMLKLARPAALTRRVALICLPPERYVVPAGTVCEIAGWGETGGTADGSVLNVARLPVLAHSECNTALRGRLKESELCTAPLRAGVGACEGDYGGPLACLTADCWVLEGVITPSRVCARTDQPALFIRVSLYVDWIYKVMKMG from the exons ATGCAGCCCGTGCTGGGGGTCCTGCTCGCCCTGGCCACGGCTCTGGGCTCAG GCCACCGCTCACCCCTCAATGACTTCCAGCGCCTGCGAGCCACCGAGCTGCTGATGGTGCCTGTGGACCCACCGCCACCGCTGCCGGAGCAGGGCACTGCGGAGCAGTGTGCCCACCGCTGTGCCACCAGCCTGGCTTGTCG GGCTTTCCACCATGACCAGCAGAGCCAGttgtgccagctgctgccctggaccCAGCACTCAGCCCGCGTCCAGCTTCAGAAAAACATCCGCTATGACCTGTACCAGAAGAAAG ACTACCTGCGGGACTGCATCGTGGGCGACGGCTCCAGCTACCGCGGCACACGGGCCACAACAGAGAAGGGGCTGCGCTGCCAGCATTGGCAGTCCACGACACCGCATGACCACAG GTTTTTGCCATCCTCCCGCAATGGGCTGGAGGAGAATTACTGCCGAAACCCCGACCGGGACAAGCGGGGCCCATGGTGTTACACTGTCGATCCCAATGTCCGGCACCAGAGCTGCGGCATAAAGAAGTGTGAGGATG CCGTCTGCATGACCTGCAATGGGGAGGACTACCGTGGCACTGTGGACCACACTGAATCAGGGACGGAGTGCCAGCGCTGGGACCTGCAGCACCCACACAAGCACCCCTACCACCCCAACAA GTACCCTGACAAGGGGCTGGATGACAACTACTGCCGCAACCCTGACAGCTCCGAGCAGCCCTGGTGCTACACCACCGACCCCGGGCGGGAGCGCGAATACTGTCGCATCCGCATCTGCA CAGAAAAACGTCCACGGGCTGTCAACTTCACCAATGGCTGCTTCAGGGGCAAGGGTGAAGGCTACCGCGGCCGTGTGAATGTCACCGTGTCCGGGATTCCCTGCCAGCGCTGGGACTCCCAGGTGCCCCATAAGCACCACTTTGTGCCAGAGAAGTACCCGTGCAA GGACCTGCAGGAGAACTACTGCCGCAACCCTGATGGATCAGAGGCACCATGGTGCTTCACTTCCCGCTCCACCATCCGCATCGCCTTCTGCTTCCACATCCGCCGCTGCCCCGATGAGCAGGATGCCCAAG agTGCTACCATGGCCATGGCAAGCACTACCACGGCCACGTCAGCAAGACACGCAAGGGAATCACCTGCCAGCCATGggctgcccagacaccccatgTGCCCCA GATCTCACCCGCCTCCCACCCTGAGGCACACCTGGAGGAGAACTACTGCCGCAACCCCGATAACGACAGCCATGGCCCCTGGTGCTACACCATGGACCCCCGCACCCCCTTTGACTATTGCGCCATCAAGCCCTGTT ccGGCAGCACGGTGCCCTCCATTATGGAGAATGCAG ACGTGGTGGCATTTGAACAATGTGGCCAGCGGGatgagaggctgcagcagaaggGGCGCATTGTTGGCGGCCAGCCCGGCAACTCACCCTGGACTGTCAGCATCCGCAACCG ggctggtgtgCACTTCTGCGGGGGATCCCTGGTGAAGGAGCAGTGGGTGATCAGCACACGCCAGTGTTTCTCCTCCTG TGACGCCGACCTGACGGGCTATGAGGTGCAGCTGGGGACGCTCTTCAAGGACCCCGGCCCTGGGGACCCTGACCAACAGACCATCCCCATCGTGCGGATCGTCTGCGGCCCCTCCGAgtcccagctggtgatgctgaaGCTGGCAAG GCCAGCCGCTCTGACCAGGCGTGTGGCCCTGATCTGCCTGCCCCCCGAGCGCTATGTTGTGCCTGCGGGCACTGTCTGTGAGATCGCTGGCTGGGGAGAAACTGGAG GCACGGCAGATGGCAGCGTGCTGAACGTGGCACGGCTGCCGGTGCTGGCCCACAGCGAGTGCAACACGGCGCTGCGTGGGCGCCTGAAGGAGAGCGAGCTGTGCACTGCCCCACTGCGTGCCGGCGTGGGTGCCTGCGag GGCGATTACGGTGGTCCACTGGCTTGCCTCACCGCTGACTGCTGGGTGCTGGAGGGAGTGATCACCCCCTCCCGTGTCTGTGCCCGCACCGACCAGCCCGCCCTCTTCATCCGTGTTTCCCTCTATGTCGATTGGATCTACAAGGTGATGAAGATGGGTTGA
- the LOC125331767 gene encoding acylamino-acid-releasing enzyme-like translates to MRGSGSSWRAATGRGAGAGLLLRALAGVPLRAAENSPMATGATEKGVKHAPSLIQAADGPAACYRELSRFPAVTRAALRAAAGGQTFLLYTECSRPDLARRRLLRFGRHYSLRRTAGREGLAVSRTALSAEIHNQLLSQDSPTGQRRAVLKRCPRQGHELLEVWDSGGCSHSVDLTALGKHGEVYTEGPFACLAWSHSETRLLYVAEKSQPKRQPPCPWDVPGAAWPAAEDEHEEGKQFVYHEDWGETLSTRSEPVLCILDLEGLSLSVLEGVPEHLSPGQALWSPNDHGVVFVGWWHKPFRLGLNACSNRRSGIFHLDLASGCCELLSAENGSACSPQLSPDGQRLLYLEGVVGGPHRQCLCLRMVTWQTRQTVTVLDVVQEPTEAFAGLYAEVLPPRCWAADSRRAVLGTPQRSRTDLLLVDTEAATVTNLTAGSPEGCWELLTLQWDLLVATCSAPHHPPSLVVAVLPPAGQELSLDWVPVEDTPTVPGVTWKTLTVQPPCSRQGPAAQDTQAFEALLLSPSDGTPPHPLVVCPHGGPHAVFDARWRPSMAALCRLGFAVLLVNYRGSLGFGQASISSLLSHVGEQDVADTQLAVEQVLHREPLDPHRLALLAGSHGAFIALHLLTREPERYQACALRSPVSNLPALLGTSDIPDWRYTSLGLPYSFERVPRAEEVATMLLRSPISQAAQLQTPVLLCVGARDRRVSPMQALELYRVLRARGVPARLLWYPEGGHALAGVETEADVFTNCAHWLLQHLGQPRQDGTGRHRP, encoded by the exons ATGCGGGGCAgcgggagcagctggagggctGCCACCGGCCGGGGCGCCGGCGCCGGGCTGCTCCTGCGTGCCTTGGCAGGCGTCCCACTGCGGGCGGCAGAGAACAGCCCCATGGCCACAGGGGCGACCGAGAAGGGTGTGAAG CATGCTCCTTCCCTCATCCAGGCGGCCGACGGCCCCGCTGCCTGCTACAGGGAGCTGAGCCGGTTCCCTGCCGTCACCCGTGCCGCCCTCAGGGCCGCGGCTGGCGGGCAGACTTTCCTGCTCTACACCG AGTGCAGCCGCCCCGACCTGGCCCGCCGGCGGCTCCTGCGCTTCGGCCGCCACTACAGCCTGCGGCGCACAGCCGGCCGCGAGGGCCTCGCCGTCAGCCGGACCGCGCTCAGCGCCGAGATCCACAACCA GCTCCTCAGCCAGGACTCGCCCACGGGGCAGCGCCGCGCCGTGCTCAAACGCTGCCCGCGGCAGGGCCACGAGCTGCTGGAG GTGTGGGACAGCGGGGGATGCAGCCACAGCGTGGATCTCACGGCACTGGGGAAGCACGGGGAGGTCTACACGGAGG GGCCCTTTGCCTGCCTGGCCTGGTCGCACTCAGAGACACGGCTCCTCTATGTGGCTGAGAAGAGCCAGCCCAAACGACAGCCCCCCTGCCCCTGGGatgtgccaggagcagcctggcctgcaGCAGAGGATGAGCATGAGGAG GGCAAGCAGTTTGTGTACCATGAGGACTGGGGGGAAACCCTGAGCACACGCAGCGAGCCTGTCCTCTGCATCCTGGACCTGGAGGGCCTCAGCCTGTCAGTGCTGGAGGGAGTCCCGGAGCACCTCTCCCCCGGCCAG GCCCTGTGGTCCCCGAATGACCATGGTGTGGTGTTCGTGGGCTGGTGGCACAAGCCCTTCCGCCTGGGGCTGAATGCCTGCTCCAACAGGAG GTCAGGGATTTTCCACTTGGACCTGGCCAGCGGGTGCTGCG agctgctgtcagcagagaaTGGTTCTGCCTGCTCCCCCCAGCTGAGCCCTGATGGCCAGCGCCTGCTCTACCTGGAGGGGGTTGTGGGGGGGCCCCACCGGCAGTGCTTGTGCCTACGCATG GTCACCTGGCAGACAAGGCAGACAGTGACGGTGCTCGACGTGGTGCAGGAGCCCACGGAGG CCTTCGCCGGGCTCTATGCAGAGGTGCTGCCACCGCGGTGCTGGGCAGCCGACAGCCGGCGAGCCGTGCTGGGCACCCCGCAGCGGAGCCGCACA GACCTGCTGCTTGTGGATACGGAGGCGGCCACAGTCACCAACCTGACAGCAG GATCACCTGaagggtgctgggagctgctcacTCTCCAGTGGGACCTGCTGGTGGCCACCTGCTCAGCCCCCCACCACCCCCCCAGCCTG GTGGTGGCCGTGCTGCCGCCAGCAGGCCAGGAGTTGTCCCTTGACTGGGTGCCAGTGGAGGACACCCCAACAGTGCCTGGTGTCACCTGGAAGACTCTGACGGTCCAGCCACCCTGCAGTAGGCAGGGCCCCGCTGCACAGG acACCCAGGCTTTTGAGGCCCTGCTGCTGAGCCCCTCAGATGGCACACCACCACACCCCCTCGTCGTGTGCCCCCATG GTGGCCCCCATGCTGTCTTTGATGCCCGCTGGCGCCCGAGCATGGCTGCGCTGTGCCGGCTGGGCTTCGCCGTGCTCCTGG TGAACTACCGTGGCTCCCTGGGCTTCGGCCAGGCCAGCATCAGCTCCCTACTTTCCCATGTGGGTGAGCAGGATGTGGCAGACACCCAG CTGGCAGTGGAGCAGGTGCTGCACAGAGAGCCCCTGGACCCGCACCGCCTAGCCCTGCTGGCTGGCTCCCACGGAGCCTTCATCGCCCTCCACCTCCTCACTCGCGAGCCTGAGCGTTACCAAGCCTGTGCCCTGCGCAGCCCCGTCTCCAACCTGCCCGCGCTGCTGGGCACCTCTGACATCCCTGACTG GCGCTACacctccctggggctgccctacTCCTTCGAGCGAGTGCCACGTGCTGAGGAGGTGGCCACCATGCTACTGCGCTCGCCCATCTCCCAAGCAGCCCAG ctgcagacgCCAGTGTTGCTGTGCGTGGGCGCTCGGGACCGGCGCGTCAGCCCCATGCAGGCGCTGGAGCTGTACCGGGTGCTGCGGGCCAGGGGTGTGCCAGCACG GCTGCTGTGGTACCCGGAGGGTGGCCACGCACTGGCTGGTGTGGAGACGGAGGCCGATGTCTTCACAAACTGTGCCCACTggctcctccagcacctgggGCAGCCCAGACAGGATGGGACGGGCCGGCACAGGCCCTAG
- the MST1 gene encoding hepatocyte growth factor-like protein isoform X2 — protein MQPVLGVLLALATALGSGHRSPLNDFQRLRATELLMVPVDPPPPLPEQGTAEQCAHRCATSLACRAFHHDQQSQLCQLLPWTQHSARVQLQKNIRYDLYQKKDYLRDCIVGDGSSYRGTRATTEKGLRCQHWQSTTPHDHRFLPSSRNGLEENYCRNPDRDKRGPWCYTVDPNVRHQSCGIKKCEDAVCMTCNGEDYRGTVDHTESGTECQRWDLQHPHKHPYHPNKYPDKGLDDNYCRNPDSSEQPWCYTTDPGREREYCRIRICKKRPRAVNFTNGCFRGKGEGYRGRVNVTVSGIPCQRWDSQVPHKHHFVPEKYPCKDLQENYCRNPDGSEAPWCFTSRSTIRIAFCFHIRRCPDEQDAQECYHGHGKHYHGHVSKTRKGITCQPWAAQTPHVPQISPASHPEAHLEENYCRNPDNDSHGPWCYTMDPRTPFDYCAIKPCSGSTVPSIMENADVVAFEQCGQRDERLQQKGRIVGGQPGNSPWTVSIRNRAGVHFCGGSLVKEQWVISTRQCFSSCDADLTGYEVQLGTLFKDPGPGDPDQQTIPIVRIVCGPSESQLVMLKLARPAALTRRVALICLPPERYVVPAGTVCEIAGWGETGGTADGSVLNVARLPVLAHSECNTALRGRLKESELCTAPLRAGVGACEGDYGGPLACLTADCWVLEGVITPSRVCARTDQPALFIRVSLYVDWIYKVMKMG, from the exons ATGCAGCCCGTGCTGGGGGTCCTGCTCGCCCTGGCCACGGCTCTGGGCTCAG GCCACCGCTCACCCCTCAATGACTTCCAGCGCCTGCGAGCCACCGAGCTGCTGATGGTGCCTGTGGACCCACCGCCACCGCTGCCGGAGCAGGGCACTGCGGAGCAGTGTGCCCACCGCTGTGCCACCAGCCTGGCTTGTCG GGCTTTCCACCATGACCAGCAGAGCCAGttgtgccagctgctgccctggaccCAGCACTCAGCCCGCGTCCAGCTTCAGAAAAACATCCGCTATGACCTGTACCAGAAGAAAG ACTACCTGCGGGACTGCATCGTGGGCGACGGCTCCAGCTACCGCGGCACACGGGCCACAACAGAGAAGGGGCTGCGCTGCCAGCATTGGCAGTCCACGACACCGCATGACCACAG GTTTTTGCCATCCTCCCGCAATGGGCTGGAGGAGAATTACTGCCGAAACCCCGACCGGGACAAGCGGGGCCCATGGTGTTACACTGTCGATCCCAATGTCCGGCACCAGAGCTGCGGCATAAAGAAGTGTGAGGATG CCGTCTGCATGACCTGCAATGGGGAGGACTACCGTGGCACTGTGGACCACACTGAATCAGGGACGGAGTGCCAGCGCTGGGACCTGCAGCACCCACACAAGCACCCCTACCACCCCAACAA GTACCCTGACAAGGGGCTGGATGACAACTACTGCCGCAACCCTGACAGCTCCGAGCAGCCCTGGTGCTACACCACCGACCCCGGGCGGGAGCGCGAATACTGTCGCATCCGCATCTGCA AAAAACGTCCACGGGCTGTCAACTTCACCAATGGCTGCTTCAGGGGCAAGGGTGAAGGCTACCGCGGCCGTGTGAATGTCACCGTGTCCGGGATTCCCTGCCAGCGCTGGGACTCCCAGGTGCCCCATAAGCACCACTTTGTGCCAGAGAAGTACCCGTGCAA GGACCTGCAGGAGAACTACTGCCGCAACCCTGATGGATCAGAGGCACCATGGTGCTTCACTTCCCGCTCCACCATCCGCATCGCCTTCTGCTTCCACATCCGCCGCTGCCCCGATGAGCAGGATGCCCAAG agTGCTACCATGGCCATGGCAAGCACTACCACGGCCACGTCAGCAAGACACGCAAGGGAATCACCTGCCAGCCATGggctgcccagacaccccatgTGCCCCA GATCTCACCCGCCTCCCACCCTGAGGCACACCTGGAGGAGAACTACTGCCGCAACCCCGATAACGACAGCCATGGCCCCTGGTGCTACACCATGGACCCCCGCACCCCCTTTGACTATTGCGCCATCAAGCCCTGTT ccGGCAGCACGGTGCCCTCCATTATGGAGAATGCAG ACGTGGTGGCATTTGAACAATGTGGCCAGCGGGatgagaggctgcagcagaaggGGCGCATTGTTGGCGGCCAGCCCGGCAACTCACCCTGGACTGTCAGCATCCGCAACCG ggctggtgtgCACTTCTGCGGGGGATCCCTGGTGAAGGAGCAGTGGGTGATCAGCACACGCCAGTGTTTCTCCTCCTG TGACGCCGACCTGACGGGCTATGAGGTGCAGCTGGGGACGCTCTTCAAGGACCCCGGCCCTGGGGACCCTGACCAACAGACCATCCCCATCGTGCGGATCGTCTGCGGCCCCTCCGAgtcccagctggtgatgctgaaGCTGGCAAG GCCAGCCGCTCTGACCAGGCGTGTGGCCCTGATCTGCCTGCCCCCCGAGCGCTATGTTGTGCCTGCGGGCACTGTCTGTGAGATCGCTGGCTGGGGAGAAACTGGAG GCACGGCAGATGGCAGCGTGCTGAACGTGGCACGGCTGCCGGTGCTGGCCCACAGCGAGTGCAACACGGCGCTGCGTGGGCGCCTGAAGGAGAGCGAGCTGTGCACTGCCCCACTGCGTGCCGGCGTGGGTGCCTGCGag GGCGATTACGGTGGTCCACTGGCTTGCCTCACCGCTGACTGCTGGGTGCTGGAGGGAGTGATCACCCCCTCCCGTGTCTGTGCCCGCACCGACCAGCCCGCCCTCTTCATCCGTGTTTCCCTCTATGTCGATTGGATCTACAAGGTGATGAAGATGGGTTGA